In one Janibacter cremeus genomic region, the following are encoded:
- a CDS encoding YajQ family cyclic di-GMP-binding protein produces MASSSFDIVSKVDRQEVDNALNQTAKEVSQRYDFKGVGASIEWSGENVVIKANSADRVLAVLDVFESKLVRRGVSLKNIDFGDKEPQASGKEYVLAGPTKEGIDQDNAKKISKIIRDEGPKGIKPQIQGDELRVTGKSRDDLQEVISLLKGKDLEVALQFTNYR; encoded by the coding sequence ATGGCCAGCAGCAGCTTCGACATCGTCAGCAAGGTCGACCGGCAGGAGGTCGACAACGCGCTCAACCAGACCGCCAAGGAGGTCTCCCAGCGCTACGACTTCAAGGGCGTCGGCGCCTCGATCGAGTGGAGCGGGGAGAACGTCGTCATCAAGGCCAACAGCGCCGACCGCGTCCTCGCCGTGCTCGACGTCTTCGAGTCCAAGCTGGTCCGGCGCGGCGTCTCGCTGAAGAACATCGACTTCGGCGACAAGGAGCCGCAGGCCTCCGGCAAGGAGTACGTCCTCGCGGGCCCGACCAAGGAGGGCATCGACCAGGACAACGCGAAGAAGATCTCCAAGATCATCCGCGACGAGGGCCCCAAGGGGATCAAGCCGCAGATCCAGGGAGACGAGCTGCGCGTGACCGGCAAGTCGCGCGACGACCTCCAGGAGGTCATCTCCCTGCTCAAGGGCAAGGACCTCGAGGTCGCGCTGCAGTTCACCAACTACCGCTGA
- a CDS encoding DUF5709 domain-containing protein translates to MSEPENLDTDLTSYSLDDEDQLQPEDTLTGTGEPGEDALDTGYSPPDSARGSYAHGVTAGEQEDEETIDERIKQEVPDPHSAYGAPDNESGLDRERSGGDDQDSIDADDDWLGDAQIGDERAGRLVGPDQGGADDEDQSWATDAGVDGGAASAEEAAVHVIDGDSTDRGDRI, encoded by the coding sequence ATGTCCGAGCCCGAGAACCTCGACACCGACCTGACGAGCTACAGCCTCGACGACGAGGACCAGCTCCAGCCGGAGGACACCCTCACGGGCACGGGTGAGCCGGGCGAGGATGCGCTCGACACCGGATACTCGCCGCCCGACTCCGCCCGCGGCTCGTACGCCCACGGCGTGACCGCCGGAGAGCAGGAGGACGAGGAGACGATCGACGAGCGGATCAAGCAGGAGGTCCCCGACCCGCACTCGGCCTACGGCGCCCCGGACAACGAGTCCGGGCTCGACCGCGAGCGCTCGGGCGGGGACGACCAGGATTCGATCGACGCCGACGACGACTGGCTCGGTGACGCCCAGATCGGCGACGAGCGCGCCGGACGCCTCGTGGGGCCCGACCAGGGCGGCGCCGACGACGAGGACCAGTCGTGGGCCACCGACGCCGGGGTCGACGGCGGGGCCGCCTCCGCCGAGGAGGCCGCGGTCCACGTCATCGACGGCGACTCGACGGACCGCGGGGACCGCATCTGA
- the rpmG gene encoding 50S ribosomal protein L33: MATKSADVRPKITLACTECKERNYITKKNRRNNPDRLELAKFCSRCRTHTPHRETR; this comes from the coding sequence GTGGCCACGAAGAGCGCCGACGTCCGCCCGAAGATCACCCTGGCGTGCACGGAGTGCAAGGAGCGGAACTACATCACCAAGAAGAACCGCCGCAACAACCCCGACCGGTTGGAGCTGGCGAAGTTCTGCTCGCGCTGCCGCACCCACACCCCGCACCGCGAGACCCGCTGA
- the secE gene encoding preprotein translocase subunit SecE, translated as MSQLGAQPTNARRGQKGGNPVSRFFGSIGLFVAQVLDELRKVVRPTRSELVNYTLVLIVFVVVMMAYISGLDAVFTRAVLWVFGG; from the coding sequence GTGAGCCAGCTCGGAGCGCAGCCGACCAACGCGCGGCGCGGCCAGAAGGGCGGCAACCCGGTTTCACGGTTCTTCGGCTCGATCGGACTCTTCGTCGCCCAGGTCCTCGACGAGCTGCGCAAGGTCGTCCGGCCGACGCGCTCGGAGCTGGTCAACTACACGTTGGTGCTCATCGTCTTCGTGGTGGTGATGATGGCCTACATCTCGGGCCTGGATGCGGTGTTCACCCGGGCCGTGCTCTGGGTCTTCGGCGGCTGA
- the add gene encoding adenosine deaminase — protein sequence MRVESVRDLAAQQEVRLPHVLYEGYPPQLSAADERGWFRFQRLYDSARHVVRGEEAMRRVVREAALDDGAEGSRWLEIQVDPTSYAPFVGGITPAMEIVLDEAASVNATAAETGSARVGVLMAASRTRHQLEARTIARLARRMAGPGGVLGFGLSNDERRGDTTDFAKAFRIAEDAGLLLVPHGGELLGADAVAETLEALRPHRLGHGVRSVEDPRVLAAVVEAGVALEVCPGSNVSLGVYDDLAEVPLRTLIDAGATIALGADDPLLFDSRLLDQYETARAVHGLDDARIAELARSSFRASAAPAELVATAMADIDAWLAAPPLAGA from the coding sequence ATGCGCGTCGAGTCGGTCCGTGACCTCGCCGCGCAGCAGGAGGTGCGCCTGCCGCACGTGCTCTACGAGGGCTACCCGCCGCAGCTGTCCGCGGCGGACGAGCGCGGCTGGTTCCGCTTCCAGCGCCTCTACGACTCGGCCAGGCACGTCGTGCGCGGCGAGGAGGCCATGCGCAGGGTCGTGCGCGAGGCCGCCCTCGACGACGGCGCGGAGGGTTCCCGCTGGCTGGAGATCCAGGTCGACCCCACGTCCTACGCCCCCTTCGTCGGCGGCATCACCCCCGCGATGGAGATCGTCCTCGACGAGGCGGCGTCGGTGAACGCGACCGCCGCGGAGACCGGCTCGGCCCGCGTCGGGGTGCTCATGGCCGCCAGCCGTACCCGTCACCAGCTCGAGGCGCGCACCATCGCACGCCTGGCCAGGAGGATGGCCGGCCCCGGGGGCGTGCTCGGCTTCGGGCTCTCCAACGACGAGCGAAGGGGGGACACGACCGACTTCGCGAAGGCCTTCCGCATCGCGGAGGACGCCGGGCTGCTGCTCGTGCCCCACGGCGGGGAGCTGCTCGGGGCGGACGCGGTCGCCGAGACCCTCGAGGCGCTGCGTCCCCACCGTCTCGGGCACGGTGTGCGCAGCGTGGAGGACCCGCGGGTCCTGGCGGCCGTCGTCGAGGCTGGTGTGGCCCTGGAGGTCTGCCCCGGCTCCAACGTCTCGCTGGGCGTCTACGACGACCTGGCGGAGGTGCCGCTGCGCACGCTCATCGACGCCGGCGCGACGATCGCCCTCGGCGCCGACGACCCGCTGCTCTTCGACTCCCGCCTGCTCGACCAGTACGAGACCGCCCGCGCGGTCCACGGCCTCGACGACGCCCGGATCGCCGAGCTGGCCCGCAGCTCCTTCCGCGCCAGCGCGGCCCCCGCCGAGCTGGTGGCCACGGCGATGGCCGACATCGACGCGTGGCTGGCGGCGCCCCCACTCGCAGGAGCCTAA
- a CDS encoding acyl-CoA thioesterase gives MSETFRRESYPHWVAVPTRWSDNDQFGHVNNAVHYSVMDTTINNWLKAHDFDVAQGGDTINLIPETGCRYLAEMSYPDVFEVGLRALSVGRSSVRWECALVRQSDGALVALATSAHVFVDATTRRPTAIPAALRRHLEALVTGTPEEEIPHRGGRSATAGPPIS, from the coding sequence ATGAGCGAGACCTTCCGACGTGAGTCCTACCCGCACTGGGTCGCGGTGCCCACGAGGTGGAGCGACAACGACCAGTTCGGCCACGTCAACAACGCCGTCCACTACTCCGTGATGGACACGACGATCAACAACTGGCTCAAGGCGCACGACTTCGACGTCGCGCAGGGCGGCGACACGATCAACCTCATCCCCGAGACCGGCTGCCGCTACCTGGCCGAGATGTCCTACCCGGACGTCTTCGAGGTCGGCCTGCGTGCGCTGTCGGTCGGGCGCTCGAGCGTGCGCTGGGAGTGTGCCCTGGTACGACAGAGCGACGGTGCGCTGGTGGCGCTGGCCACCTCTGCCCACGTCTTCGTCGACGCGACCACCCGGCGTCCGACGGCGATCCCGGCCGCGCTGCGGCGGCACCTCGAGGCGCTCGTCACCGGGACCCCAGAGGAGGAGATCCCGCACCGGGGCGGGCGGAGCGCGACGGCCGGCCCCCCGATTTCATGA
- a CDS encoding MFS transporter, giving the protein MTSPTTTSDMVHARATRKAFLRLVPLLMAAYFMAFVDRTNVGLAKTSLEVDAGIDAAAYGLGAGLFFITYAALEVPSNLLLHRIGAKVWISRIAVTWGLITMAMMFISSPTVFYVLRLLLGAAEAGLYPGIMYLITTWFAQKDRATVVGLILTASSVAFIVANPIGGALMKMDGIGGLHGWQWLFVLEGIPTVLLGVLIFVLLPNSPQTAPWLDAEEAAELTRRAVGEEPHVEAHPAAIVRNAMAKPFLLTIAAIYFMNQIATYGVIFFVPSIVEAMDVTDSFMIGLISGVVGIGAVIGVIVVPRVLKRSPGSEVRLIGITTAAAIASALAFIVVTDPVAQMIILSLTMLFIVGVQPLYWSVLMARLGGVAAAAGLAFVNTIGLTGAFVGPYAFGLSEKATGSPSSGLWVLVAATALGLLLVPVLRRRLASHDREHTLRPVEESVPSPT; this is encoded by the coding sequence ATGACATCACCGACAACGACGTCGGACATGGTGCACGCACGGGCGACGCGGAAGGCCTTCCTGCGCCTGGTGCCCCTGCTGATGGCGGCCTACTTCATGGCCTTCGTCGACCGCACCAACGTCGGGCTGGCCAAGACCTCGCTCGAGGTCGACGCGGGGATCGACGCCGCGGCCTACGGCCTCGGGGCAGGGCTGTTCTTCATCACCTACGCGGCGCTCGAGGTCCCGAGCAACCTGCTGCTGCACAGGATCGGGGCGAAGGTCTGGATCAGCCGCATCGCCGTGACCTGGGGCCTGATCACCATGGCGATGATGTTCATCTCCAGCCCGACGGTCTTCTACGTGCTCCGGCTCCTGCTCGGCGCCGCCGAGGCCGGTCTGTACCCGGGGATCATGTACCTGATCACCACGTGGTTCGCGCAGAAGGACCGGGCCACGGTCGTCGGCCTGATCCTCACCGCCTCCTCGGTGGCCTTCATCGTCGCCAACCCGATCGGCGGCGCGCTGATGAAGATGGACGGCATCGGTGGCCTCCACGGCTGGCAGTGGCTCTTCGTCCTCGAGGGCATCCCGACAGTCCTGCTCGGTGTGCTGATCTTCGTCCTCCTGCCGAACTCGCCGCAGACGGCGCCGTGGCTCGACGCCGAGGAGGCGGCCGAGCTGACCCGGCGGGCCGTCGGCGAGGAGCCCCACGTCGAGGCCCACCCCGCCGCGATCGTGCGCAACGCCATGGCCAAGCCCTTCCTGCTGACCATCGCCGCGATCTACTTCATGAACCAGATCGCGACCTACGGCGTGATCTTCTTCGTCCCCTCGATCGTCGAGGCGATGGACGTGACCGACAGCTTCATGATCGGGCTGATCTCCGGCGTGGTCGGGATCGGTGCCGTCATCGGCGTCATCGTCGTGCCGCGGGTGCTCAAGAGGAGCCCGGGCAGCGAGGTGCGGCTCATCGGCATCACGACCGCAGCGGCCATCGCGAGCGCCCTGGCCTTCATCGTCGTGACCGACCCCGTGGCGCAGATGATCATCCTCAGCCTGACCATGCTCTTCATCGTCGGGGTCCAGCCGTTGTACTGGTCGGTCCTCATGGCCCGGCTCGGTGGGGTCGCCGCCGCTGCCGGCCTGGCCTTCGTCAACACGATCGGGCTCACGGGTGCATTCGTCGGGCCCTACGCATTCGGCCTGTCGGAGAAGGCGACCGGATCGCCCTCCTCGGGACTGTGGGTGCTCGTCGCGGCGACCGCGCTCGGCCTGCTGCTCGTGCCGGTGCTGCGGCGACGGCTGGCCAGCCACGACCGGGAGCACACCCTGCGCCCGGTCGAGGAGAGCGTGCCCAGCCCCACCTGA
- a CDS encoding IS5 family transposase, translating into MPALPSSVIEPLWDQFAALIPDHVDTHPLGCHNPRIDDRVVFDKLVQSLVLGAAYERIADSACSATTIRRRRDAWIHAGLFQRLEQICLEAYDRIVGLDLADITVDGCIVKAPCGGHAAGRSPVDRGKQGTKRSVMTDGAGIPIGCMVAPANRNDSPFLRPTLEQLGRFEIRFGVGLPEQITVHLDAGYDSAITRELLEELGCTPVISAKGFPLQAGARWVVERTNSWHNRGFKKLAICTERRTHVITAFIALANAAIIVRRLLRQAWTTHRWDKRPDKRP; encoded by the coding sequence GTGCCTGCCCTGCCATCTTCTGTCATCGAACCCCTGTGGGACCAGTTCGCCGCGCTGATCCCCGACCACGTCGACACCCACCCGCTGGGATGTCACAACCCCCGTATCGATGACCGGGTCGTCTTCGACAAGCTCGTGCAGAGCCTCGTGCTGGGTGCTGCCTACGAACGGATCGCGGACTCGGCCTGTTCGGCCACGACGATCCGCCGACGTCGCGATGCGTGGATCCACGCCGGGCTCTTTCAGCGGCTGGAGCAGATCTGTTTGGAAGCCTACGACCGGATCGTGGGCCTGGACCTGGCAGACATCACCGTCGACGGGTGCATCGTCAAAGCTCCCTGCGGTGGCCACGCCGCAGGAAGATCCCCGGTAGACCGCGGCAAACAAGGCACCAAGCGGTCGGTGATGACCGATGGGGCCGGGATCCCGATCGGCTGCATGGTCGCCCCGGCCAACCGCAACGACTCACCCTTCCTGCGGCCCACGCTGGAACAGCTGGGCAGGTTCGAGATCCGCTTCGGGGTCGGGCTGCCCGAGCAGATCACGGTGCACCTGGACGCCGGCTACGACAGCGCCATCACCCGAGAGCTGCTGGAGGAACTGGGCTGCACGCCCGTGATCAGCGCCAAGGGCTTCCCCCTGCAGGCCGGCGCCCGCTGGGTCGTTGAGCGCACCAACTCCTGGCACAACCGCGGCTTCAAGAAGCTGGCCATCTGCACCGAACGCCGCACCCACGTCATCACCGCATTCATCGCCCTGGCCAACGCCGCGATCATCGTCCGCCGACTCCTGCGCCAAGCCTGGACCACCCACCGCTGGGACAAACGACCGGACAAGCGACCATGA
- a CDS encoding FAS1-like dehydratase domain-containing protein: MAVNEDFQGRSYPPTPPFAVGREHIRDFAEAVGATDPIHHDLEAARAAGYADLVAPPTFAVIPGQRTDRQFVADPEAGVDYTRVVHGEQRFTHHRPIVAGDELRGILHIDAIRAAGGHQMVTMRSEIVDADEQPVSTSLSTIVVRGGE, encoded by the coding sequence ATGGCCGTGAACGAGGACTTCCAGGGGCGCAGCTATCCGCCCACCCCACCCTTCGCCGTCGGGCGCGAGCACATCCGCGACTTCGCCGAGGCCGTGGGGGCGACCGACCCGATCCACCACGACCTCGAGGCGGCCCGTGCGGCCGGGTACGCGGATCTCGTGGCGCCGCCGACCTTCGCGGTCATCCCCGGGCAGCGCACCGACCGGCAGTTCGTCGCCGACCCCGAGGCGGGCGTCGACTACACCCGCGTCGTCCACGGTGAGCAGCGCTTCACCCACCACCGCCCGATCGTCGCCGGTGACGAGCTGCGGGGCATCCTGCACATCGACGCCATCCGCGCCGCCGGCGGCCACCAGATGGTGACGATGCGCAGCGAGATCGTCGACGCCGACGAGCAGCCGGTCTCGACGAGCCTGTCGACGATCGTCGTCAGGGGAGGGGAGTGA
- a CDS encoding AMP-binding protein, which produces MEYTQHLQEVRRRQERVRPADTPRDVVHPLGDLTVPEYVDAWAQRQPDRAAVVHDDVVIDYRELADRQARWAGWLRAKGVAPGERVGVHLGNVPQFVVAFLGSLRAGCVHVPVNPMFRHAELVHELADSGASVVVTSAALAHRLCDAAAETEVRTVVVLAGERDPLPSVDGVEVVRWSETLAADPLREPARDLDALAALNYTGGTTGLPKGCEHTQRHMVYTAVSASGANGLDGTDVVSLCFIPVFWIAGEDLGILIPLVMGGTTVLLERWDAATVVDLVERHRVTMTAATVESYLEILEVPGVAERDLSCFTTPMAMSFIRKLTPEIRCRWSQVVGAGSVLREGSYGMTESHTVDVVPHGFHEGDHDLLSEPVFCGLPVPGTDVLVVDPVTGEPAAFGEAGEILLRSPSIMTGYWRNPGATAEQLRDGWLHTGDTGYLDEDGCLHYLARTKEMIKVKGMSVFPAEVETMLARHPALASVAVVPADDEVTGQRPVAFVSLRDGSSVTAAELEEWARGQMAGYKVPLVEVLAQFPLTDTGKIRKAELLGRAEALTRS; this is translated from the coding sequence GTGGAGTACACCCAGCACCTCCAGGAGGTCCGGCGCCGGCAGGAGCGGGTCCGTCCCGCGGACACGCCCCGGGACGTCGTCCACCCCCTCGGTGACCTCACCGTGCCGGAGTACGTCGACGCCTGGGCGCAGCGGCAGCCGGACCGGGCGGCCGTGGTCCACGACGACGTCGTCATCGACTACCGGGAGCTCGCGGACCGGCAGGCCCGGTGGGCCGGCTGGCTGCGGGCGAAGGGGGTCGCCCCCGGCGAGCGCGTCGGCGTCCACCTGGGCAACGTCCCCCAGTTCGTCGTCGCCTTCCTCGGCTCGCTGCGCGCCGGGTGCGTCCACGTGCCGGTCAACCCGATGTTCCGGCACGCCGAGCTCGTCCACGAGCTCGCCGACTCCGGCGCGAGCGTCGTGGTGACGAGCGCGGCCCTGGCGCACCGGCTCTGCGACGCCGCGGCCGAGACAGAGGTGCGCACGGTCGTGGTCCTCGCCGGTGAGCGGGACCCCCTTCCCTCCGTCGACGGTGTCGAGGTGGTGCGGTGGAGCGAGACCCTGGCCGCGGACCCGCTGCGTGAGCCGGCCCGTGATCTCGACGCGCTCGCCGCCCTCAACTACACGGGCGGGACGACCGGTCTGCCCAAGGGCTGCGAGCACACCCAGCGGCACATGGTCTACACGGCGGTGAGTGCCTCGGGGGCCAACGGACTGGACGGCACCGACGTCGTCTCGCTGTGCTTCATCCCCGTCTTCTGGATCGCCGGGGAGGACCTGGGCATCCTCATCCCGCTCGTCATGGGAGGGACGACGGTGCTGCTCGAGCGATGGGACGCGGCCACGGTCGTCGATCTCGTCGAGCGCCACCGGGTGACCATGACCGCCGCGACCGTGGAGAGCTATCTCGAGATCCTCGAGGTGCCGGGGGTCGCGGAGCGTGATCTCAGCTGCTTCACCACGCCCATGGCGATGTCCTTCATCCGCAAGCTCACCCCCGAGATCCGCTGCAGGTGGTCGCAGGTGGTCGGCGCGGGCTCGGTGCTGCGCGAGGGGTCCTACGGGATGACCGAGAGCCACACCGTCGACGTCGTCCCCCACGGCTTCCACGAGGGCGACCACGACCTGCTCAGCGAGCCGGTCTTCTGCGGGCTGCCGGTGCCCGGCACCGACGTGCTCGTCGTCGACCCGGTGACGGGGGAGCCGGCGGCCTTCGGCGAGGCGGGGGAGATCCTCCTGCGGAGCCCGTCGATCATGACCGGCTACTGGCGCAACCCCGGGGCGACCGCCGAGCAGCTGCGTGACGGGTGGCTGCACACGGGGGACACCGGCTACCTCGACGAGGACGGCTGCCTGCACTACCTCGCCCGGACCAAGGAGATGATCAAGGTCAAGGGCATGAGCGTCTTCCCCGCCGAGGTGGAGACGATGCTCGCCCGCCACCCGGCGCTCGCCTCGGTCGCCGTGGTCCCTGCCGACGACGAGGTCACCGGGCAACGGCCCGTCGCCTTCGTCAGCCTGCGTGACGGGTCGTCGGTCACCGCTGCCGAGCTCGAGGAGTGGGCGCGCGGCCAGATGGCCGGCTACAAGGTCCCGCTCGTCGAGGTGCTCGCGCAGTTCCCGCTCACCGACACCGGGAAGATCCGCAAGGCGGAGCTGCTCGGGCGCGCCGAGGCGCTCACCCGCTCCTGA
- a CDS encoding MaoC/PaaZ C-terminal domain-containing protein — MREQSVRQFSDVTEGESLPSRTIPVTRAHLIHYAGASGDRNVIHWDERTAQAVGLPDVIAHGMWTMGAAIQLVTDWVGDAGRVLDYGTRFTKPVVVPHDGGASLEVAGTVKSLDADAQQAVVELTVTSSGEKVLGRCRATVQLD, encoded by the coding sequence ATGAGGGAGCAGAGCGTGCGCCAGTTCTCCGACGTCACCGAGGGCGAGAGCCTGCCCAGCCGCACCATCCCGGTGACCCGGGCCCACCTGATCCACTACGCCGGCGCCTCCGGCGACCGCAACGTCATCCACTGGGACGAGCGCACCGCGCAGGCCGTCGGCCTGCCCGACGTCATCGCCCACGGCATGTGGACGATGGGGGCGGCGATCCAGCTCGTCACCGACTGGGTCGGCGACGCGGGCCGGGTGCTCGACTACGGCACCCGCTTCACCAAGCCCGTCGTCGTGCCCCACGACGGCGGTGCGAGCCTCGAGGTCGCCGGCACCGTGAAGTCCCTCGACGCCGACGCCCAGCAGGCCGTCGTCGAGCTGACCGTGACGAGCTCCGGGGAGAAGGTCCTCGGCCGCTGCCGGGCGACCGTCCAGCTCGACTGA
- a CDS encoding aminotransferase yields the protein MTSANDARPLPDLSAEELDALAGSLREAHAAQAAKGVTLDVTRGKPSAAQLDLADDMLSLPRSTKDRTGTDVRNYGGLSGLVELREIFAELLDVEVDQLVAGGNSSLTMMRDVLVDLLLFGAIDSPRPWSQEEKITFICPVPGYDRHFALLEDLGIEMVTVPMTPDGPDVDAVARIAASDPSVKGMWIVPTYANPTGATCTQEVASRLVAMETAAPDFKILWDNAYAIHHLTEDETKSADVLSLASSAGNPHRAVLFASTSKVTWAGAGVAFLASSVEQVKWYLAHLGKGSIGPDKVNQLRHVEFFGDADGVRAHMVKHREILAPKFAEVDRVLSERLGGRGVATWNSPAGGYFVNLDVLPGTASRVVELAKEAGLSLTPAGASFPYGEDPDDTNIRLAPTMPPMEELTEAMETVATCVLLAATEKFTARD from the coding sequence GTGACTTCCGCGAATGATGCTCGCCCCCTGCCCGACCTGTCCGCCGAGGAGCTCGACGCCCTCGCGGGGAGCCTGCGTGAGGCCCACGCCGCCCAGGCCGCGAAGGGGGTGACGCTCGACGTGACCCGTGGCAAGCCGAGCGCGGCCCAGCTCGACCTCGCCGACGACATGCTCTCCCTCCCCCGGTCGACGAAGGACCGCACCGGCACCGACGTGCGCAACTACGGGGGGCTGAGCGGCCTCGTCGAGCTGCGCGAGATCTTCGCCGAGCTGCTCGATGTCGAGGTCGACCAGCTCGTCGCCGGCGGCAACTCGTCCCTGACGATGATGCGCGACGTCCTGGTCGACCTGCTCCTCTTCGGTGCGATCGACTCCCCGCGCCCGTGGTCGCAGGAGGAGAAGATCACCTTCATCTGCCCGGTGCCCGGCTACGACCGCCACTTCGCGCTGCTCGAGGACCTCGGCATCGAGATGGTCACCGTCCCGATGACACCGGACGGCCCGGACGTCGACGCGGTCGCCCGGATCGCCGCCTCCGACCCCTCGGTCAAGGGCATGTGGATCGTGCCCACCTACGCCAACCCCACCGGGGCGACGTGCACCCAGGAGGTCGCCAGTCGACTGGTCGCGATGGAGACGGCCGCCCCGGACTTCAAGATCCTGTGGGACAACGCCTACGCCATCCACCACCTCACCGAGGACGAGACCAAGAGCGCCGACGTGCTGTCGCTGGCCTCCTCCGCCGGTAACCCGCACCGCGCGGTGCTGTTCGCCTCGACCTCCAAGGTCACCTGGGCCGGCGCGGGCGTGGCCTTCCTCGCCTCCTCGGTCGAGCAGGTGAAGTGGTACCTCGCCCACCTCGGCAAGGGATCCATCGGCCCGGACAAGGTCAACCAGCTGCGGCACGTCGAGTTCTTCGGCGACGCCGACGGTGTGCGGGCGCACATGGTCAAGCACCGCGAGATCCTCGCGCCGAAGTTCGCCGAGGTCGACCGGGTGCTCTCCGAGCGCCTGGGCGGCCGCGGGGTGGCCACGTGGAACTCCCCTGCCGGCGGCTACTTCGTCAACCTCGACGTCCTGCCCGGCACCGCCTCGCGCGTCGTGGAGCTGGCCAAGGAGGCCGGGCTCTCGCTCACGCCGGCGGGTGCCTCCTTCCCCTACGGTGAGGACCCTGACGACACCAACATCCGACTGGCCCCGACGATGCCGCCGATGGAGGAGCTGACCGAAGCGATGGAGACCGTCGCCACCTGCGTGCTCCTCGCGGCGACGGAGAAGTTCACCGCACGCGACTAG
- a CDS encoding UDP-N-acetylmuramate dehydrogenase encodes MATSEHGAPLAPLTTMRVGGPATHLVTAETAEEVVAAVRSTDEAGTPLLLVSGGSNLVIADGGFDGTVVRIATKGVRAVPAEDGTVEVTVAAGEVWDELVARAVAEGWSGIEALSGIPGLTGATPVQNVGAYGQEVAQTISRVVTWDREEMRERTFTGAECGFTYRSSIFKQTGRYVVLEVTFRLALGDLSAPIAYADLAAHLGVEQGERVPLADAREAVLAQRRKRGMVLDAADHDTWSCGSFFTNPILPTEEMDALLARAAERLGPDGPVPPTFAADEGWSKTSAAWLIDKAGFTKGYAMPGPAALSTKHTLAVTNRGDATAADIAALAREVRDGVQAAFGVILVNEPVFVGHSL; translated from the coding sequence ATGGCCACGAGCGAGCACGGCGCCCCGCTGGCGCCGCTGACGACCATGCGCGTCGGTGGCCCGGCCACCCACCTGGTCACCGCGGAGACCGCCGAGGAGGTCGTCGCCGCGGTGCGGTCGACGGACGAGGCGGGGACCCCCCTTCTGCTCGTCTCGGGCGGGTCCAACCTCGTCATCGCGGACGGGGGCTTCGACGGCACCGTCGTGCGCATCGCGACGAAGGGGGTCCGCGCGGTCCCCGCCGAGGACGGCACCGTCGAGGTGACCGTCGCCGCCGGTGAGGTCTGGGACGAGCTCGTCGCCCGGGCCGTCGCCGAGGGCTGGTCCGGCATCGAGGCGCTCTCCGGGATCCCCGGCCTGACCGGCGCCACCCCGGTGCAGAACGTCGGGGCCTACGGCCAGGAGGTCGCCCAGACGATCTCGCGCGTCGTCACGTGGGACCGCGAGGAGATGCGCGAGCGCACCTTCACCGGCGCCGAGTGCGGCTTCACCTACCGCAGCTCGATCTTCAAGCAGACCGGCCGCTACGTCGTGCTCGAGGTGACCTTCCGGCTCGCCCTGGGTGACCTCTCCGCGCCGATCGCCTACGCCGACCTGGCCGCCCACCTCGGCGTGGAGCAGGGCGAGCGGGTGCCGCTGGCGGACGCCCGTGAGGCGGTGCTTGCCCAGCGCCGCAAGCGCGGCATGGTGCTGGACGCCGCGGACCACGACACGTGGAGCTGCGGCTCGTTCTTCACCAACCCGATCCTGCCGACCGAGGAGATGGACGCGCTCCTGGCGCGGGCCGCCGAGCGGCTCGGGCCCGACGGCCCGGTGCCGCCCACCTTCGCCGCGGACGAGGGGTGGAGCAAGACCAGTGCCGCCTGGCTGATCGACAAGGCCGGCTTCACCAAGGGCTACGCGATGCCGGGCCCGGCCGCGCTGTCGACGAAGCACACCCTCGCGGTCACCAACCGCGGTGACGCCACGGCCGCGGACATCGCTGCGCTGGCCCGCGAGGTGCGTGACGGCGTGCAGGCGGCCTTCGGGGTCATCCTCGTCAACGAGCCCGTCTTCGTCGGCCACTCGCTCTGA